One window of the Pyrus communis chromosome 17, drPyrComm1.1, whole genome shotgun sequence genome contains the following:
- the LOC137723757 gene encoding uncharacterized protein, with protein sequence MSNVEEKREKKKKKSVPRPDPNPIYPHPPNLISQQVLTTSNLRFCGAAMVGESNPSKKRKLGSGGQTRNHFVNYSPDPDLPTTQPSSNCRKLCPAHCTRSSPTTPAIQDYHKKDEGSKEAVGPRGVKRKLSYDDASEDQLTVSGTETTSEDTTPVDEHLKQLSEIIDTIEGSCPDLIGPVTLLDLFSPPSGSKSKDGCKKATRGVMLLKEGLSILTEAKHLLSVVDDSEAEK encoded by the exons ATGTCAAATGTagaggaaaaaagggaaaaaaaaaaaaaaaagagtgtccCCCGACCCGATCCTAACCCTATATATCCGCATCCTCCCAATCTAATTTCTCAGCAAGTGCTTACAACTAGCAATCTCCGTTTCTGTGGCGCGGCCATGGTGGGCGAAAGCAATCCCTCCAAGAAACGGAAGTTGGGCTCCGGCGGCCAGACCCGGAACCACTTCGTGAACTATAGTCCGGATCCAGATCTCCCTACGACCCAACCGTCGTCCAATTGCAGGAAACTTTGTCCTGCTCATTGCACTAGATCATCTCCAACTACTCCTGCCATCCAGGACTACCACA AGAAAGACGAGGGTTCGAAAGAAGCTGTAGGACCTCGAGGCGTAAAGCGAAAACTAAGCTATGACGATGCAAGTGAAGACCAATTGACAGTAAGCGGTACTGAAACGACTTCTGAAGATACCACACCTGTTGATGAACACTTGAAGCAGCTGTCGGAAATAATAGACACCATTGAAGGTAGTTGCCCCGACTTGATCGGCCCAGTCACTCTCCTTGATCTCTTTAGTCCTCCTTCAGGTTCTAAATCTAAAGATGGTTGTAAAAAGGCCACTAGAGGAGTTATGCTGTTAAAAGAAGGATTAAGTATACTCACTGAAGCCAAACACCTGTTATCCGTTGTGGATGATTCAGAGGCCGAAAAGTGA